In Oceanotoga teriensis, the genomic window TTGAATAATCCAAAAGGGTGATGTATATGAGAAAATTTGTACTTATAATTAGCTTTTTAATAATAATAATTTTGACATTTTTAATGTTTTTTTTAGGTAAAAATATTATTTTTGGTATTATTGGGTCAATAGTTGGAATATTTATTGGTTTTTTTGTAGGAAAAGGCATTGGTATAGCTGGAATAATTAGTAAAGGTGGTTTTGGAAAAAATGGCAGTATAATTTTTGCGATTATTGGTGCTATAATAGGTGCTCTAATTGGTTTAAATTTTTAAATGATATTGAAATTTAAAAATTATCAAAAAATATACAGCTAATATTTATAAATAAAGTATTATAAGAAATGGTTTTTTCTGAAAATTTGAAAAATATAGAAAAAATAAAAAACGATGATTTTAAAATCATCGTTTTTCTTTGTCAATTAAATCAAAAAACTGATAAAAATTAGTATATGAATTTAATTTAGAAAGATTAGATTTATTATCAAAAGAACTGTAATTTTTTAATAACTTTTTTCTTTTAGCCATCAACATCAACTCTGTCTAAAATATCATTAATATAAGGTATAGCCCCATATCTTCCAGATAAGTATTCATTTTCAAAGTTACCAGATCTTCTAACATTCTTGATTTCTAATAATGAAAAAAGCTCTGACGCTCCATATTTATTTTTTGTAGCGAACCATATATTATCTTTGTTCAAAG contains:
- a CDS encoding GlsB/YeaQ/YmgE family stress response membrane protein; translated protein: MRKFVLIISFLIIIILTFLMFFLGKNIIFGIIGSIVGIFIGFFVGKGIGIAGIISKGGFGKNGSIIFAIIGAIIGALIGLNF